The following are encoded in a window of uncultured Sphaerochaeta sp. genomic DNA:
- a CDS encoding carbohydrate ABC transporter permease: MNRKYLKQAPYALLVALLTLLFVYPFWWMVVNSLNSSAEIFGVPRLLPTSWAFSNYLDIFTVQPFARHYLNTLAVAFVGTAGNVLLAALAGYAFARMRFPLRNAAFLLLLTALMMPIEVTIIPLFFQMRGWGALDTLVPLMLLPIFGSQGAFSTFMLRQFYVTVPNELEEAARIDGLNPLGIFLKIMLPVATPVLSSVAILAFIAVWNTYLEPLVFISSLENFTLPLSLTNFNDTYGLPQWHLQLAATTLSILPIMVVYLLFQQKVTDAMVNTGLK, from the coding sequence ATGAATCGTAAGTATTTGAAACAGGCTCCCTATGCCTTGCTTGTTGCATTGCTGACCCTCTTGTTCGTCTATCCATTCTGGTGGATGGTTGTGAACTCACTCAACAGTAGTGCTGAGATATTTGGTGTGCCAAGATTGCTTCCGACCTCTTGGGCTTTCTCGAATTATCTTGATATTTTTACTGTTCAGCCCTTTGCACGGCACTACCTCAATACGTTGGCTGTTGCCTTCGTAGGGACTGCAGGCAATGTCTTGCTTGCAGCATTGGCAGGGTATGCATTTGCGAGAATGCGGTTTCCCTTACGTAATGCTGCATTCCTGCTTCTCCTGACAGCACTGATGATGCCTATCGAGGTAACCATCATACCCCTTTTCTTCCAGATGCGGGGATGGGGCGCCTTGGATACCTTGGTTCCTCTGATGTTGTTGCCAATTTTTGGTAGTCAGGGAGCTTTTTCGACTTTCATGCTCAGGCAGTTCTATGTAACGGTACCTAATGAGTTGGAAGAGGCTGCGAGAATCGATGGGTTGAACCCTCTGGGCATCTTCTTGAAGATTATGCTCCCAGTTGCCACCCCTGTACTCAGTTCTGTTGCCATCCTGGCCTTCATTGCTGTTTGGAATACCTATTTGGAGCCGCTGGTATTCATTAGCTCATTGGAAAATTTTACGCTTCCACTCTCTTTGACCAACTTCAATGATACCTATGGGTTACCTCAGTGGCATCTGCAGTTGGCCGCAACTACCCTGTCGATCTTACCGATCATGGTGGTCTATCTGCTGTTCCAGCAGAAAGTCACCGATGCCATGGTAAACACGGGATTGAAATAA